Proteins co-encoded in one Papaver somniferum cultivar HN1 chromosome 5, ASM357369v1, whole genome shotgun sequence genomic window:
- the LOC113284527 gene encoding uncharacterized protein LOC113284527, with protein sequence MSEENIDHDLAVEDKIWNLKTIKFLKYEELEHLNDLSMGSAYASKLLEKGTSFFEKGVLAFRISESLRKSKEKKGYKPHQKKPRSNLWIQFYSGTLVKCIVDFNNFVQNYLDFLQEKKFVNCVRRDFMKKPLNLFPEVEIPLPIINHDSCEKESKEFCNWCLENMASMKFKLAEIGHLLGVLMKTLDEECGKVEKSYGSMDKLILNAADFQEFEAILKGKRTSFFEIVLEGEHDDQRKEEVEEDDDESNPFKRPKVFYQFM encoded by the coding sequence ATGTCAGAAGAAAATATTGATCATGATTTGGCTGTAGAAGATAAGATATGGAATTTGAAGACTATAAAGTTTCTTAAATACGAAGAATTGGAGCATCTCAATGACCTTTCAATGGGTTCAGCTTATGCATCAAAACTCCTAGAGAAAGGAACCAGTTTTTTTGAGAAAGGTGTACTTGCATTTAGAATAAGTGAATCTTTGAGGAAGAGCAAGGAGAAGAAAGGGTATAAACCACATCAGAAGAAACCTCGCTCAAATTTATGGATTCAATTTTATTCAGGTACATTAGTTAAATGTATCGTTGATTTTAACAATTTTGTTCAAAACTATTTGGATTTTCTTCAAGAAAAGAAATTTGTGAATTGTGTAAGAAgggatttcatgaaaaaaccctTAAATTTGTTTCCTGAAGTTGAAATTCCCTTGCCAATAATCAATCATGATTCTTGCGAGAAGGAATCGAAGGAGTTTTGTAATTGGTGTTTGGAAAATATGGCTTCAATGAAGTTCAAACTTGCAGAAATAGGACATTTGTTGGGAGTACTAATGAAGACCCTTGATGAAGAATGTGGTAAAGTTGAGAAATCTTATGGAAGTATGGATAAATTAATTCTTAATGCTGCTGATTTTCAAGAGTTTGAAGCAATATTGAaggggaagagaaccagtttctTTGAAATTGTACTGGAAGGTGAGCATGATGATCAGAGgaaagaagaagttgaagaagatgatgatgaatccAACCCTTTCAAAAGACCCAAAGTGTTCTACCAATTTATGTAA